Proteins from a genomic interval of Papaver somniferum cultivar HN1 chromosome 4, ASM357369v1, whole genome shotgun sequence:
- the LOC113275751 gene encoding uncharacterized protein LOC113275751 isoform X2, with product MEAGQLIEDNEIIGNHRHEDASDFQGQKSERDESPLETRRKHIDNLPRLRDLMDMEDREDVRGNQLRVTMPQNIVPVGDISLFEKEKNYAQKNATQCEVPEMMIVYLKETSNHAVNIRFDDKVPSCDKTAVENKEANHSSDLCFSSCTSDVHSDLIKEIMEDLASNSDAMGEHDTKNLMEDGEGKLNFTDGLGSVSCSEKFVTMDVLPVRKKEMDILQFEALDDDEDMQQSGQDTYEEVNSSSSSLFCAVEAINCGNVEETSSNVYLESDSFTINPGSSPRLESDISGEQTHSELVHALTPPAGEDSLGELRSASSRSILTQHGQGESSFSALDNPAALVTRSGRIAYSGSISLRLQADWHTSPVRMAKADRRHYRKHQRWKLSLLCCKF from the exons ATGGAAGCTGGACAGCTGATCGAAGATAATGAGATTATTGGAAACCACAGGCATGAGGATGCCTCTGATTTTCAAGGCCAAAAGTCTGAGAGAGATGAAAGTCCATTGGAAACTAGGAGGAAACATATTGATAACCTGCCAAGGCTACGCGATTTAATGGACATGGAAGATCGAGAAGATGTCAGAGGTAACCAGTTAAGAGTTACAATGCCTCAAAATATTGTTCCAGTTGGCGATATCAGTTtgtttgagaaagaaaaaaattatgcccaaaaGAATGCTACCCAGTGTGAAGTGCCTGAGATGATGATAGTTTATTTGAAGGAAACATCTAATCATGCTGTTAACATCCGCTTTGATGATAAAGTACCTTCTTGTGACAAGACTGCGGTGGAAAATAAAGAGGCCAACCACAGTTCAGACTTATGCTTCTCAAGCTGCACCTCAGATGTACACAGTGATTTAATAAAAGAAATCATGGAAGACTTGGCATCCAATTCAGATGCAATGGGTGAACATGATACCAAGAATTTGATGGAGGATGGCGAAGGCAAGTTAAATTTTACAGATGGACTTGGAAGTGTCTCATGCAGTGAGAAGTTTGTGACTATGGATGTGCTTCCTGTAAGAAAAAAGGAAATGGATATACTCCAGTTCGAGGCACTTGATGACGATGAAGATATGCAACAATCTGGTCAG GACACATATGAAGAGGTGAATTCATCAAGCTCCAGTTTGTTTTGTGCTGTTGAAGCAATCAACTGTGGCAATGTAGAAGAGACCTCTTCAAATGTTTATTTAGAGAGCGATAGTTTCACTATCAATCCTGGTTCTTCACCTCGATTAGAAAGTGATATTAGCGGGGAACAAACACATTCGGAACTTGTTCATGCCTTAACACCTCCAGCTGGGGAAGATAGTTTGGGGGAGCTCAGATCAGCTTCAAGCAGAAGCATTTTAACTCAACATGGTCAAGGAGAATCAAGTTTTTCTGCGCTGGATAATCCAGCAGCTCTGGTTACTCGCTCAGGGCGGATAGCCTACTCCGGTAGCATTTCTCTTAG ATTACAAGCCGACTGGCACACCAGCCCTGTGAGAATGGCGAAAGCTGATCGGAGGCATTATCGGAAGCACCAGCGCTGGAAGCTATCTCTTCTATGCTGTAAATTCTGA
- the LOC113275751 gene encoding uncharacterized protein LOC113275751 isoform X1 → MEAGQLIEDNEIIGNHRHEDASDFQGQKSERDESPLETRRKHIDNLPRLRDLMDMEDREDVRGNQLRVTMPQNIVPVGDISLFEKEKNYAQKNATQCEVPEMMIVYLKETSNHAVNIRFDDKVPSCDKTAVENKEANHSSDLCFSSCTSDVHSDLIKEIMEDLASNSDAMGEHDTKNLMEDGEGKLNFTDGLGSVSCSEKFVTMDVLPVRKKEMDILQFEALDDDEDMQQSGQDTYEEVNSSSSSLFCAVEAINCGNVEETSSNVYLESDSFTINPGSSPRLESDISGEQTHSELVHALTPPAGEDSLGELRSASSRSILTQHGQGESSFSALDNPAALVTRSGRIAYSGSISLRSDSSTTSTRSFSFPILQADWHTSPVRMAKADRRHYRKHQRWKLSLLCCKF, encoded by the exons ATGGAAGCTGGACAGCTGATCGAAGATAATGAGATTATTGGAAACCACAGGCATGAGGATGCCTCTGATTTTCAAGGCCAAAAGTCTGAGAGAGATGAAAGTCCATTGGAAACTAGGAGGAAACATATTGATAACCTGCCAAGGCTACGCGATTTAATGGACATGGAAGATCGAGAAGATGTCAGAGGTAACCAGTTAAGAGTTACAATGCCTCAAAATATTGTTCCAGTTGGCGATATCAGTTtgtttgagaaagaaaaaaattatgcccaaaaGAATGCTACCCAGTGTGAAGTGCCTGAGATGATGATAGTTTATTTGAAGGAAACATCTAATCATGCTGTTAACATCCGCTTTGATGATAAAGTACCTTCTTGTGACAAGACTGCGGTGGAAAATAAAGAGGCCAACCACAGTTCAGACTTATGCTTCTCAAGCTGCACCTCAGATGTACACAGTGATTTAATAAAAGAAATCATGGAAGACTTGGCATCCAATTCAGATGCAATGGGTGAACATGATACCAAGAATTTGATGGAGGATGGCGAAGGCAAGTTAAATTTTACAGATGGACTTGGAAGTGTCTCATGCAGTGAGAAGTTTGTGACTATGGATGTGCTTCCTGTAAGAAAAAAGGAAATGGATATACTCCAGTTCGAGGCACTTGATGACGATGAAGATATGCAACAATCTGGTCAG GACACATATGAAGAGGTGAATTCATCAAGCTCCAGTTTGTTTTGTGCTGTTGAAGCAATCAACTGTGGCAATGTAGAAGAGACCTCTTCAAATGTTTATTTAGAGAGCGATAGTTTCACTATCAATCCTGGTTCTTCACCTCGATTAGAAAGTGATATTAGCGGGGAACAAACACATTCGGAACTTGTTCATGCCTTAACACCTCCAGCTGGGGAAGATAGTTTGGGGGAGCTCAGATCAGCTTCAAGCAGAAGCATTTTAACTCAACATGGTCAAGGAGAATCAAGTTTTTCTGCGCTGGATAATCCAGCAGCTCTGGTTACTCGCTCAGGGCGGATAGCCTACTCCGGTAGCATTTCTCTTAGGTCCGATAGCAGCACGACAAGCACTCGCTCCTTTTCCTTCCCTAT ATTACAAGCCGACTGGCACACCAGCCCTGTGAGAATGGCGAAAGCTGATCGGAGGCATTATCGGAAGCACCAGCGCTGGAAGCTATCTCTTCTATGCTGTAAATTCTGA